One genomic segment of Paraburkholderia aromaticivorans includes these proteins:
- a CDS encoding formylmethanofuran dehydrogenase, giving the protein MHLTPIDPSSTSSSAPANVPASSVTRDWICPFCPLLCDDLVVESREDDTLAVLNTECPRLAQALACYGKPDAQCSNSVDGHDADLDTALTSAARILSSAHRPLFGALTTDVAGARELYTLAAGCGAILDHLHGDAMSATTLALQDRGSFFTTLSEVRSRADLLVFFGCQPSQRYPRFFARTLEGTPHKRELVFVGCAPDPAASGLATTRIEALLPDADPFDILALWSALSEGRAPRALRDDGTGAAEALAALQARIAAAHYTVLVYEPATLPGPHAALLIEALNRIVKAANRTVRAGCLALGGDDGALSVNQTVTWLAGLPLRTRVCAPARVAGTAPLDYDPYRYRTARLLAKGEIDALLWVASFAPPAWPQALDPNVPAIVLGHPALAEAAKARGGATVFIPVATPGIDSGGHLFRVDSSVVMPLSAARGAALPSVATIASQLAARLNAQPAKQVQP; this is encoded by the coding sequence ATGCACCTCACGCCCATCGATCCATCGTCCACGAGCTCCTCGGCTCCGGCCAACGTGCCCGCCTCGTCGGTTACGCGCGATTGGATCTGTCCGTTCTGCCCGCTGCTGTGCGACGACCTCGTCGTCGAGTCGCGCGAAGACGATACGCTCGCGGTGCTCAATACCGAATGCCCGCGCCTCGCGCAGGCGCTCGCGTGCTACGGCAAGCCGGATGCGCAGTGCAGCAACAGCGTGGACGGACACGACGCGGATCTCGATACCGCTCTCACGAGCGCGGCGCGGATCCTGTCCTCGGCGCACCGCCCGCTGTTCGGCGCCCTGACCACGGACGTTGCCGGCGCCCGTGAGCTTTACACGCTCGCCGCGGGTTGCGGCGCGATCCTCGATCATTTGCATGGCGATGCGATGAGCGCCACCACATTGGCCTTGCAGGATCGCGGTTCGTTTTTCACGACGCTTTCCGAAGTGCGTTCACGTGCGGACCTGCTGGTGTTCTTCGGCTGCCAGCCGTCGCAGCGTTATCCGCGATTTTTCGCGCGTACGCTGGAAGGCACGCCGCACAAACGCGAACTGGTGTTCGTCGGTTGCGCGCCCGACCCGGCTGCGAGCGGCCTCGCGACTACGCGAATCGAAGCGCTCCTGCCGGACGCCGATCCCTTCGACATACTCGCCCTCTGGTCCGCGCTGAGCGAAGGCCGTGCGCCTCGCGCATTGCGGGACGACGGCACGGGTGCGGCAGAGGCACTCGCCGCGCTGCAGGCGCGCATCGCCGCCGCGCACTACACCGTGCTCGTCTACGAACCGGCCACGCTGCCCGGCCCGCACGCGGCGCTCCTCATCGAAGCCTTGAACCGCATCGTCAAAGCGGCAAACCGCACCGTACGCGCGGGCTGTCTCGCGCTCGGCGGCGACGATGGCGCGTTGAGCGTCAACCAGACCGTGACCTGGCTTGCGGGTTTGCCGCTGCGCACGCGTGTCTGCGCGCCCGCACGCGTCGCGGGCACGGCGCCGCTCGATTACGATCCGTATCGCTATCGCACGGCGAGACTGCTTGCGAAAGGAGAGATCGATGCCTTGCTGTGGGTCGCCAGCTTCGCGCCGCCGGCATGGCCGCAAGCGCTCGACCCGAACGTGCCCGCGATCGTGCTCGGCCACCCCGCTTTAGCCGAAGCCGCGAAAGCACGCGGCGGCGCCACCGTCTTCATTCCGGTTGCCACGCCTGGCATCGATAGCGGCGGCCATCTGTTTCGCGTCGACAGCTCGGTCGTGATGCCGCTGTCCGCCGCACGCGGTGCGGCGCTGCCCTCAGTGGCGACGATCGCATCGCAACTGGCCGCGCGCCTCA